AGTTATAGAGACATACTAGTCGGTTAGTATTTAGATGTTAGACCAACTTTGACCATTTTAACCAAAAAATCCGAGACTTTCGGCGTTGTTTTTCCGTGTGCATATATTATTATTCCTTTGTCTACGCGTCGCAGTCGTTTTTACTGCAGACGGTTTGTTTTTCTGAAAACATAAAGATAAGATAATGTCTTATTATGTTTTGCAGACCAAATTAAGTTATTTTGCATATATAAAAACAAACCATCGCCACTATTCAGCATACATGCCTTTATGTCCCGTAGATCttgagacaaaaacatcttaaaaaacaaacaacaccttactCTTTGACCGAATAAATCGGCTTAATCGGGGACTAGTCGGACTACCTCAAAATCCCGACTAGTTGGGGACTTTGACAACcatgccattttttttttttttttttttttaatttttttttttagatcggCTCGTTAGTTGTTAGACACACTCACACAACCACACAGGAGGAAACCGCGGACCCTTAACTGGCATCAATTGGCAGACAGCCAGGAATTCCACAGAAAACCCCCTGGtgaggctcgaacctgagacctcccacTGAGGCTCGGTCCAAGCACCGGTACCGTTGAAGCAATGCTACGTTGGTAACCATGCTTTTAGGCTAACATGTTAGTAAAATATTTGGGTAAATATGTTTATGAATGCGAGACGAATCCGATATAATTGGGTTGTGGTTTTGGCATTATGTGTAGGCTACAATACAACAAGATGCTGAAGATAATTACAACATGTGTGTATATGATTCCGATATTTCAACTGGATACGGTCTTGGTGCGTTTTTCCTTCTGTTTGCGAGTCAAGTTTTGATAATGGTGGCTAGCAAATGTTTCTGTTGTGGCAAGGCTTTGAACCCAACCGGTTCACGCGCTTGTGCAGTCCTCCTCTTCATCTTTTGCTGGTATGACATACTTGTAGTTAGCTAGATTTCATACAATTTTGTAGGAGGTtgcaaatttcgacccatttacttgGGTTGTGTTTTATGCCATATGAGTCAAATGGGTTGATAGTGTACAAAGTCTTTTTGCAATGCATACAATGTCATAAGTCTTTTGATCATGTCTCAGGATAACGTTTTTGATTGCTGAGGCATGTTTACTAGCGGGTTCAGTGAGAAACGGGTACCACACCAAATACAGAACCATATTCAGCGAACAACCCCCGTCTTGTGAGACAGTGAGAAAGGGAGTGTTTGCAGCAGGAGCAGCTTTCGTGTTCTTCACTGGCATCGTCTCCCAATTCTACTACGCATCCTACTCAAAGGCTAAAGGATCCTCCCAACCGTACGGTGCTGAAGCCAATATCGGTATGGGCTCTTACAAATAAAACCAAATATTGGATTTGATATTCTAGCATGTTGGCATTAGCTGAATTATCTTAGGGTTCATCTGCACGTTTATTTGAGATGGGTGATGATATATCCACTTATAGTTTTGATAAATCCAGTGTTATGTGCTTGTACCGTATAAGTACTTGATGTATGATAAGTGGATTTGTTAACAAGATGAGTGGTGGGTGGATATATCAGTCGCCTTATGATTGTTTTAGGTGTTTAAGTTTGTTGAATGAGGTTTTCTATGTCAATTGTGAAGTACATATAAGATCTACTTTTTTGTGTCTTTTGATATTATTGAGAATTGAGAATTGAGAATGTTGTTACATTTGTGTTCAATAGTTACTGGTATCAATATTGTTACAATTGGTGGTTAACTTGAAAGCTAATTAGATTTACTTAGAACATATATAAATGAATCGAGGTTATTCGAGTTCAAACTTGTTAAAAATTTAATTCGGTCCGAATTTATATGAGATCGAGCCCGAGTTTGAACATATTTTGGAGCTAAATCGGTAAATGATTTCGATCTCGAGCTTCTTACATCTAGTTTGAACAAGCTCGCGAGTCTAAACGAACTTTTCATTTGCatacattatttttttttattaaaatacacTATTAATAAGTACCCttaatataataaaattattataaatacaacTTAGGCGATGTCGAGCTGAGCTCAAGCTCTTAAATTTCAAATGAGTCGAGCTATAACCCTTTATGCAtacaaaattatatatatcaaatattatCTATTCTCGAACTCAATATAAACAAATTTAACTGATTAACACCAACAAGGGTGGGGCGTCATTTATCTTTGACGGAAGAAACTACGGACATCTTTTTATATTCTATTAATTTTTCTAACCTTTCTCAATCTAATTTCCAATCACCTAAAATCTTCTCACATCCATCCCCGTAATAATTAACACTATGTCACATTATAAAGTAACATTATCACATCACAATTATCTATAAAAAATGTCACATCACAATCACCATTTCAAATCTCTAATAAAAATTACGCTATTACCAGTTCACCATTAAAAAATTAGTCGAAAATGCCCTTTCTCCTATTCATTTTAACGACATGCCTTAAAATCACAATAATTGCATAAAGTGTCCTTCCACCTCGCACCAAGCACCAAACACGATCGGTGGTGCTCGGTGGGTAGTGCGTGTTGACTGGTCATTAATTTATTTGAACGACGTCGTCCAAAGTTACACGCCAActagcaccacgcaccaaacacggtGCGTGGTACAAGAgtatttttacaattttgtaatttTAAGGGCATATCGATAAAACGTTTTAAAACAAAAACCATTGGTGCCCAATTTCCCTAAACGTTCTAAACCTTGGATCAAGTCTATTAACTTTTAAACGCACCGTCAACGTTATTGAAAGCACGGTCCAAATAACTTAATCCAACGTTATTTGGGCACCAATGTACACTTTATTATTTGGGCCCATAGTTATTTGGGCTTAAGCCTTGGATTAAGTATGTCCTAACAGACGGTCCAATCTTGTGTAGCATGATATCCTTAAGCTCATTAATCAAACAACTTAACAAATTTATCTATACAAATAATAAGCACCTTAATTTAGCATTCGAATGTGATGGTTAGACGATTCGTCGTCATATTCATTTACATTTTAACAAGTGTTAAACTCGTGACAGTACTTGAAATTGGCTCAACCCCCCTTAACCCCGATATCATCACACGTGGCGAGACCAACATATATACGAGGCATGAAATCGACTTATCAATAAGTtgcatgaaaaaaaatatatataataataataataagttatgtgTACTGTAGAAGAGTACTTGATGAAAGAATTGGGTGGCCGTATCTCATCTCTCTATCTAGTTTATAAATACAACAACAAAGATGTCAAAAAGGCATGCCTATACACCAAGTGATGATGTTATTGCTTcagcatttttaatcacttgttttTTTACAAGTACAATCTGCACATGCCAACGCACTTCTATTATTTATACTTTCACGTGTCTTATTTTTCTTatttgtacttaaaactatatAAAATGACATATAACTTATGTATGATGTCAAAACTAAAAGCACAAAACATTGCAGATATTTGTGGTTATAAATACACTCTGTATTATATTCCGTATATTATTACATTACGTggcaggatcaagggggaagtaaccaatcggggggaaacgggggaagcaaaaactttttttttcgtttttttaaaaaactttgttcacaaacaatatagattggatgaaaatatgaacatttaataaagactctttgtgataaatgttttttattttggcgggaaaaacgctcgaaaaagtaatatataacaattatcgtgtttttcgagcgtacgtTGAagttttagatattagagtttagctattatggtttagatattggggtttatagggtttagatattagggtttagaaatttagggtttagggtttagatttagtgtttagatttaggatttagattgagtttttaacacgaacggtttagagtttagggtttagggtttagggtttggggttttgggtttagggactaaacccaaaacaccaaaccctaaaccctaaactctaaatcgggctaaattttacttcacaaaacatgaagaaaaaaaaacgttaatatccttcacgatcaatattatcttgaatgttatttttgtcgatcgttttcccgcataaataataacattcatcacgaagtgtcttttttaaatgttcatattttcgtgtgatcttgatgcctggaaaaaaaaatccaaaaaaacgaagaaaaaaaaattgcttcccccgctcccccgattagttacttcccatTGATCCTGGCCCATTACATTACAACACaaatgaaaaataaattaaaaaggtgATTAAGGAAAATGACTGATGAGTGAATGAAAGGGTGCAGAGAAAACAGGGTGTTTATGAGAATCAAGCCACATGGTATGTCGCTCTTTGGTATAAAATCATGACCATGGATGCAAAATCCATTTtagttttcaatttaaaaatatttaattatgtTAATCCTTCTTGATTTATTTGGTTAAACACCTTACATGCAAAGGTTTTGGTAATTGCCCAAAATCTTTGACATAATCGGATTTATGAAAACTTTATTCTTACTGTCAAATCATACCAGTTACTTCCTCTGTCCATAAAACCATACGTTATCATAAATATGCATGTTGTAGTGTTTGTAGTGATTGGTAGTTGAGTAGAATAAAAATATATctacaaaaaataaaaatatgtaattggtattgtttttttatttatttattttttttttctttttaaatgcaAATTTACACACACCACTATCACAACATACATACAAGTAGCTTTGATATGTGATTGGTCTTGTAATGTTGTAGTTTTCGTGGCTAGTCCTTCCAACGCCGCACAACATTTACAAAACAACACTAGCATAAAACCCAAGCATGAGTATTGTGTTTGCCACGTAGACAACAACAATTCCGTTGTACTCTCACAACAAGTGGTCTAATAATAACAACTAATCATATATAGTAGGAGAATGTCCTTTAATAAGATTTTAATTCATAAACAATTGATAATTGACAATTTTGTTTTTTTATCAAATCAAATTTGACTATATATGTGATTACAAGTTAAATTATTGGAGCGATTATTGAAAGTAAAATAGAGacattgttgtaaatttagtagttaaatatggatggtaattagtcaaatatggatagtaaaatttgtactatatatatgtgcataatgtaagttacaaaaacacacatatacattaaatacatcacacctcttcaaCATCTTTCTCTCATATATCTTCTAcatcacatctctcttttattggttctttcaatttgaatatattgaaccaggccactaaaggtagttataagcctactgaaatataacacgttatcagcacgaagtgctccgtataatcaaggtttatctaagcaagcacacgtcactaatcaaggtaaaaaattatctaacttttattaacttcactaacatttatatttatgttatttaagttatatatggtcggttataccgcctgaattatatttatgtaatctaacttttattaacttcactaacatttatatttatgttatttaagttatatatggtcggttataccgcctgaattatatttctgtaatctaacttttattaacttcactaacatttatatttatgttatttaagttatatatggtcggttataccgcctgaattatattttctgtaatctaactcttattaacttcactaacatttatatttatgttaataagacctcatgattgtacgcaacacgtcatttgacaacacggtactttatgtacgcaacacgtcatttgacaacacggtaccatgggtcgagattaattccgatcaatacgaatacgatggggtctttatatgttatctaacatttatgattacttatgcaattaatcattatttatttcatgcatactaatgtttattcttaaaagtaaatcttaaaagttaaaataagaaaaaatagtttgtatttttattaaaagtaaatcttaaaagttaaaataagaaaaagtagtttgtatttttattaaaagtaaatcttaaaagttaaaataagaaaaagtagtttgtatttttattaaaagtaaatcttaaaagctaaaataagaaaaagtagtttgtatttttattaaaagtaaatcttaaaagttaaaataagaaaagtagtttgtatttttattaaaagtaaatcttaaaagttaaaataagaaaaagtaatttgtatttttattaaaagtaaatcttaaaagttaaaataaaaaaaaatcttgtcctttatattactcatacgcgttttgatatagtgactttattcgttaacgtcaactaacgacgttacaacggtcatatatacataacggttgttaacgtcaactgacgacgttacaacaactatatttttcaaatataaaataaacatctccgttttcacattttcacaaatcaatcttcatttttcagattactactctcaaaaagtttttgtaaaaatgattcacacaaggatgatttttcctattgtattggtcatattaactatcatcattgttgctaatataccaccgggtgaacctaaattctatcatgcccttgtggttttattatttgtaatcataccattattctgttgtttgctacttatgaatttaaaatgattctaattttattttattatttgtctatgaatagaagttgattatgattatgatttatgttattcatctttttgataatagaaaatgtcgaatttgaaaaggcttaaatttgctcatttagaacaagtgggaacaaatacttaacatgggttatgaatgtagaaaaacatctcgaatcaaacggtattttagaaacccttaatgaaaataacaattattccgaacaagagaaagcaatagtaagtatttttcttagcaaacatattgacgagtccttagaatctacatattatatgatcgaaaatccaagtgtattatggaaaatattcaaagatagatacgatattaattatcaaaaaaaaataataataataataacggtgatccatgaaagaataaaattaaagatattagtagacgctcttataagaattccggagattcttattaatgatctggtaacgtggatcatcagtctagtatttcttgaatacatgaacatcttgtttagctcaacaaataagtcccaaaagaaaagaaaacgagagtgaatctgttgactaatcttgattaaattaaccctgagctaccttgagacttgaatggtttgaattttctaagatgcctagtttttttttatgtatcactcataaataaatggttttagaccataacgcatatgttttattaagtgttatcttttatgtacttcagattataacttgtttgcaggtaatataatttgattatcttgctgaaatataactcattatttgcttatcttatttgaagttttagtatgaatcttgcggaaatacaacatcaattaaatggtaaagacctatgtattgcagatagtagtaacatacacactatgatcaaatctaagaaatatttcattgatttaaatcaaatgaaggaattataaatactatatcaactcttgcaaacttgatataagaaacgaaaaaggcaaaatttcatattaccaaatggtacgaattttttggtaaacaatgtcttgttttcttccaaatcaaagagaaatttgttaagtttctctgatatatatcataatggatatgattatcagtcaatgataatcgaaaatgagaaatatctatgtagcaccgaaaagcgcatatgataaaaagcgcatatgatgaaaagcgcagcgcatataattaaaagcgcatataatgaaaagtgcatatgacgaaaagcgcagcacatatgattaaaagcgcatatggtgaaaatgatatatgatgaaaagcacatatggtgattaatgaaaatcacatatggtgattaatgaaaagcacatatagtgattaacgaaaaacacatatggcgattaatgaaaagcacatatggcgattaatgaaaagcacattgagaaataatcaccaatgtttcttgaaagaattcaagggtatatatatggaccaattcatccatcatgtggaccatttttctaatagacgcatctaacgcatggtctcatgtttgtgtgttatcaagccgtaatatggcatttgcaaagtttcttgcacaaattattaaattaagaacacattattctgattacaccattaaaaggatgagacttgataatgttggtgagttaacatctcaagcttttaatgattattatatgtctacaaggatggttgttgaacatccagttgctcatgtgcatacacaaaattggtttagctgaatcaatagataaacgcttacagctaataactagacaattagaaatgagtacaaaactctcaatatttatatggggacatgtaaatttacatgatgtgacattaattcgcattaaatcaagtgcaagttataaatattctccattaccaacttaattttggtggagaccgaatattttccatcttagaacatttggttgtgcagtgtatttttaattgaactatcacaacaaatggttcctcaaagaaggattgaaatatatgttagatatgaaacatcttcgatcataagatatattgaacccatgacgggtgatgtttttacagcaagttttgtcgattgtcactttaatgaaacattgttccctatattagggggagaaatgaaatataaataaaatgatgtttcatggtgtgaacatcaattaaggaatattgatcatcgcacaaaagaatgcgaaaagaaagttcaaatataatgcatatgcaagaacttgcaaattaattactttatgcatttaaagatataaaaaataagtgactaaatcatatataccagcagtaaatgcttcagctagaattgaaattacaaaagctggcaataatgtcacttatgagtctttgctacggcagaaacgtgggagaccaattggttccaaagataaaaatgctcgaaaaagaaaatcagctgataatgaggtaaaagaaagtgttcaagaagaaccacaaatcaatactccttctgcagaggatattgataaatgtaaatacataaattgcaataaattatgcaatattatgaaactgaaatgaaatgaaaaatcttgatgagatattttcatataatgttacaatgacatcatgaataaagatgatgatctggaaccaaaatctgtcattgaatatcaaaatagacgtgattgaactcaacggaaaggagcaatacgagctgaattagaatcgctcaataaaagaaaagtttttggatcaatcgttatcacttttaaagatgtgaaacaatgggatacaaatgaatttttatccgaaaagaaatgtgcaaatgaagttacaaggcaaaacttgacttgtaactcaagatttcccacaaagaccagaaatgaattaggagaaaaacttatcctcctataatgaatacaattacttattagatacttaatcaacctggtagttatttaaatgcatctcatggatgttgttactacttatctgtatggatcacttaatagtgatatatatatatatatatgaatatacctgaagggttaaggtatcataagcatctaatgcaaaatccAAGGAAATATAttctattaaatcacaaagatttctaaatgggtttatacaatcaggacgtatgtggtataatcgattaaattactacttgataagaaaagggtatacatataaacttatttgcacgtgtgttttataaaaacaatgttcggatatgtgatcatagctgtttatatcaattattttaaataaagaaatctatgaagccattcaacttctaaagaaagattttaaaataaaaaaaaaatcaagtattacgttgatttacatattgagcatataactaatgacttacttatacatcaaacaacttataccgaaaagattttaaaatattttaatatggacaagacaaaaaccattaagtactcatatggttgttagatcttaatattgatactaatccatttcatcctctagaagatcatgaagatcttcttggttcagaagttccatattttagtgcaattgggactcttatgtatcttacaaattatacaagatctggcATTTCTTTTGcaattaatttgttgacaaggttcagctcagcccctaccaaaagacattggaatgggatcaaacaaatagtttgataccttcggggaactactgatttataattattttattctaacaactcgaaacaagatttgtttggttatacagatgcagattatttatctgatctacataaagctaaatcttaaactggatatgtattcctaaatggaggcaccgcaatat
This window of the Rutidosis leptorrhynchoides isolate AG116_Rl617_1_P2 chromosome 7, CSIRO_AGI_Rlap_v1, whole genome shotgun sequence genome carries:
- the LOC139859189 gene encoding uncharacterized protein yields the protein MASKLLMIVVSILDLIAFGLAVAAEQRRSTATIQQDAEDNYNMCVYDSDISTGYGLGAFFLLFASQVLIMVASKCFCCGKALNPTGSRACAVLLFIFCWITFLIAEACLLAGSVRNGYHTKYRTIFSEQPPSCETVRKGVFAAGAAFVFFTGIVSQFYYASYSKAKGSSQPYGAEANIGMGSYK